A section of the Vanessa tameamea isolate UH-Manoa-2023 chromosome 29, ilVanTame1 primary haplotype, whole genome shotgun sequence genome encodes:
- the LOC135194284 gene encoding uncharacterized protein LOC135194284: protein MTGRGKGGKGLGKGGAKRHRKVLRDNIQGITKPAIRRLARRGGVKRISGLIYEETRGVLKVFLENVIRDAVTYTEHAKRKTVTAMDVVYALKRQGRTLYGFGACVFVHSSSRMARTKQTARKSTGGKAPRKQLATKAARKSAPATGGVKKPHRYRPGTVALREIRRYQKSTELLIRKLPFQRLVREIAQDFKTDLRFQSSAVMALQEASEAYLVGLFEDTNLCAIHKMTGRGKGGKGLGKGGAKRHRKVLRDNIQGITKPAIRRLARRGGVKRISGLIYEETRGVLKVFLENVIRDAVTYTEHAKRKTVTAMDVVYALKRQGRTLYGFGG from the exons ATGACCGGTCGCGGTAAAGGTGGAAAGGGTCTGGGGAAAGGAGGCGCGAAGCGACACAGGAAAGTGCTCCGTGATAACATCCAAGGTATCACGAAACCGGCCATCCGTCGTCTCGCACGCAGAGGCGGTGTGAAACGTATATCCGGTCTGATATACGAAGAGACTCGCGGTGTCCTCAAAGTGTTCCTCGAGAACGTAATCCGCGACGCCGTCACCTACACCGAGCACGCGAAGAGGAAGACCGTCACCGCCATGGACGTAGTGTACGCCCTGAAACGTCAGGGACGTACTCTGTACGGTTTCGGcg cgtGCGTGTTCGTTCATTCATCGTCAAGGATGGCTCGTACTAAGCAGACGGCCCGAAAATCTACCGGTGGTAAGGCACCGCGCAAGCAGCTCGCCACCAAGGCGGCTCGCAAGAGCGCTCCTGCCACGGGAGGTGTGAAGAAACCTCATCGTTACAGACCCGGTACGGTCGCCCTTCGTGAGATCCGTCGTTACCAGAAGAGCACTGAGCTTCTGATCCGCAAACTGCCATTCCAGCGTCTCGTTCGTGAGATCGCTCAAGACTTCAAGACCGATCTCCGTTTCCAGAGTTCCGCCGTAATGGCCCTGCAGGAAGCAAGCGAAGCTTATCTCGTCGGTCTCTTCGAAGACACGAACCTGTGCGCTATCCAC AAAATGACCGGTCGCGGTAAAGGTGGAAAGGGTCTGGGGAAAGGAGGCGCGAAGCGACACAGGAAAGTGCTCCGTGATAACATCCAAGGTATCACGAAACCGGCCATCCGTCGTCTCGCACGCAGAGGCGGTGTGAAACGTATATCCGGTCTGATATACGAAGAGACTCGCGGTGTCCTCAAAGTGTTCCTCGAGAACGTAATCCGCGACGCCGTCACCTACACCGAGCACGCGAAGAGGAAGACCGTCACCGCCATGGACGTAGTGTACGCCCTGAAACGTCAGGGACGTACTCTGTACGGTTTCGGcggttaa
- the LOC135194326 gene encoding histone H2B, with protein sequence MPPKTSGKAAKKSGKAQKNISKSDKKKKKHKRKESYAIYIYKVLKQVHPDTGISSKAMSIMNSFVNDIFERIAAEASRLAHYNKRSTITSREVQTSVRLLLPGELAKHAVSEGTKAVTKYTSSK encoded by the coding sequence ATGCCGCCTAAGACTAGCGGAAAGGCCGCCAAGAAATCGGGCAAAGCTCAGAAGAACATCTCCAAGTCggacaagaagaagaagaagcataAGAGGAAGGAGAGCTACGCAATCTACATTTACAAAGTACTGAAACAGGTACATCCCGACACCGGTATCTCGAGTAAGGCCATGTCGATCATGAACTCTTTCGTGAACGATATCTTCGAGCGCATCGCCGCCGAGGCTTCTCGTCTCGCTCACTACAACAAGCGATCGACGATCACCTCGAGGGAGGTGCAGACTTCGGTGAGGCTTCTTCTGCCCGGCGAGCTCGCCAAGCACGCCGTGAGCGAAGGTACTAAGGCCGTAACGAAGTACACGAGCTCCAAGTAA
- the LOC135194325 gene encoding histone H2A: MSGRGKGGKVKGKAKSRSNRAGLQFPVGRIHRLLRKGNYAERVGAGAPVYLAAVMEYLAAEVLELAGNAARDNKKTRIIPRHLQLAIRNDEELNKLLSGVTIAQGGVLPNIQAVLLPKKTEKKA; encoded by the coding sequence ATGTCCGGTCGCGGTAAAGGAGGCAAAGTCAAGGGGAAGGCAAAGTCGCGTTCGAACCGTGCCGGTCTACAGTTTCCGGTCGGACGTATACACAGACTCCTCAGGAAGGGTAACTACGCAGAGCGCGTCGGTGCCGGTGCACCCGTGTATCTCGCGGCCGTCATGGAATACCTAGCCGCTGAAGTACTCGAGTTGGCCGGCAACGCCGCCCGCGACAACAAGAAGACCAGGATCATACCGAGACATCTACAGTTGGCGATCCGTAACGACGAGGAGCTGAACAAGTTGCTCTCGGGCGTGACTATCGCACAAGGTGGCGTCCTACCTAACATCCAAGCCGTACTTCTGCCCAAGAAGACCGAGAAGAAGGCTTAA
- the LOC135194321 gene encoding histone H1B-like has protein sequence MADTAIATEAPAPATPAKKPKASAAAAGGAAAKKPKAKPTHPKTSEMVNSAIKELKERSGSSLQAIKKYIAAQYKVDSEKLAPFIRKYLKSAVESGALIQTKGKGASGSFKLESKSSASKKPAGAGIGGASGGKAASSAASGKSKKATSSAPVAGKGAAAGKKAAAGGASSGAAAAASSPSKSKAKATIKDKKAAAAKKKPAAAKKAVAAAAPSKAKGAASKAKKTAKPPTKKPKAPKPKKAAAATPKSKPTAKKASAAAAKK, from the coding sequence atggccgaCACAGCTATAGCAACCGAAGCGCCGGCACCGGCGACCCCTGCGAAGAAACCGAAGGCGTCCGCGGCCGCCGCCGGTGGCGCCGCCGCCAAGAAACCGAAGGCGAAACCTACTCATCCTAAAACATCCGAAATGGTGAACAGCGCCATCAAAGAGTTGAAGGAACGTAGCGGTTCGTCGCTTCAGGCGATCAAGAAATACATCGCGGCTCAATACAAAGTCGATTCTGAGAAATTGGCTCCGTTCATCAGAAAGTATCTCAAGAGCGCCGTCGAATCGGGTGCACTGATACAGACGAAGGGCAAGGGCGCATCGGGTTCGTTCAAACTAGAGTCGAAATCGTCCGCTTCGAAGAAACCGGCGGGTGCCGGAATCGGAGGCGCGTCCGGCGGCAAGGCCGCATCCTCGGCCGCTTCGGGTAAGTCGAAGAAGGCGACGTCCTCCGCTCCCGTCGCCGGCAAGGGCGCCGCCGCGGGCAAGAAAGCGGCCGCCGGCGGTGCGTCGTCcggtgcggcggcggcggcgtcaTCGCCGTCCAAATCGAAGGCGAAGGCGACGATAAAGGATAAGAAAGCTGCAGCCGCTAAAAAGAAACCGGCAGCCGCTAAGAAGGCCGTCGCGGCGGCCGCTCCTTCGAAGGCGAAGGGCGCCGCATCGAAGGCGAAGAAGACTGCGAAACCGCCGACTAAGAAACCTAAAGCCCCGAAACCGAAGAAGGCCGCCGCCGCTACGCCGAAGTCGAAACCGACAGCTAAGAAAGCATCCGCCGCCGCCGCTAAAAAGTAA
- the LOC135194323 gene encoding histone H3 — protein sequence MARTKQTARKSTGGKAPRKQLATKAARKSAPATGGVKKPHRYRPGTVALREIRRYQKSTELLIRKLPFQRLVREIAQDFKTDLRFQSSAVMALQEASEAYLVGLFEDTNLCAIHAKRVTIMPKDIQLARRIRGERA from the coding sequence ATGGCTCGTACTAAGCAGACGGCCCGAAAATCTACCGGTGGTAAGGCACCGCGCAAGCAGCTCGCCACCAAGGCGGCTCGCAAGAGCGCTCCTGCCACGGGAGGTGTGAAGAAACCTCATCGTTACAGACCCGGTACGGTCGCCCTTCGTGAGATCCGTCGTTACCAGAAGAGCACTGAGCTTCTGATCCGCAAACTGCCATTCCAGCGTCTCGTTCGTGAGATCGCTCAAGACTTCAAGACCGATCTCCGTTTCCAGAGTTCCGCCGTAATGGCCCTGCAGGAAGCAAGCGAAGCTTATCTCGTCGGTCTCTTCGAAGACACGAACCTGTGCGCTATCCACGCTAAGCGTGTGACGATCATGCCTAAGGATATTCAATTGGCGCGCAGGATCCGAGGAGAACGTGCCTAA
- the LOC135194285 gene encoding uncharacterized protein LOC135194285 gives MTGRGKGGKGLGKGGAKRHRKVLRDNIQGITKPAIRRLARRGGVKRISGLIYEETRGVLKVFLENVIRDAVTYTEHAKRKTVTAMDVVYALKRQGRTLYGFGEPDRSVTLAGRTETPSDHIPDLKTTPTTPGQLTKRNTTDAKPAPVPTNHPAPTKSRTRRTGLYNSVSPRPTERKSQAGLILTAPTASEASRLRFPPTTAGRSLDLPERGLIRMPNTASSPLSLLATLTHLQPSPPTMELDLNETRIRKHTLGSSKMSPNLPSVPRHLSCADIHRAGRSLDLPLRGLIRCVFVHSSSRMARTKQTARKSTGGKAPRKQLATKAARKSAPATGGVKKPHRYRPGTVALREIRRYQKSTELLIRKLPFQRLVREIAQDFKTDLRFQSSAVMALQEASEAYLVGLFEDTNLCAIHKMTGRGKGGKGLGKGGAKRHRKVLRDNIQGITKPAIRRLARRGGVKRISGLIYEETRGVLKVFLENVIRDAVTYTEHAKRKTVTAMDVVYALKRQGRTLYGFGG, from the exons ATGACCGGTCGCGGTAAAGGTGGAAAGGGTCTGGGGAAAGGAGGCGCGAAGCGACACAGGAAAGTGCTCCGTGATAACATCCAAGGTATCACGAAACCGGCCATCCGTCGTCTCGCACGCAGAGGCGGTGTGAAACGTATATCCGGTCTGATATACGAAGAGACTCGCGGTGTCCTCAAAGTGTTCCTCGAGAACGTAATCCGCGACGCCGTCACCTACACCGAGCACGCGAAGAGGAAGACCGTCACCGCCATGGACGTAGTGTACGCCCTGAAACGTCAGGGACGTACTCTGTACGGTTTCGGcg AACCGGACAGGAGTGTCACACTAGCTGGACGCACTGAAACACCATCAGATCACATTCCAGACCTAAAGACGACGCCAACAACGCCAGGACAACTCACCAAAAGGAACACCACTGACGCAAAACCAGCGCCAGTTCCAACAAATCACCCGGCTCCTACAAAGAGCCGTACCCGACGAACCGGTCTGTACAATAGCGTCTCACCGCGGCCGACCGAAAGGAAATCCCAAGCGGGACTTATCCTGACGGCCCCGACCGCGAGCGAGGCGTCTAGACTACGTTTTCCACCCACGACCGCAGGTcgctcgctggacctccccgaacggggtctcatccg AATGCCGAATACCGCTTCTTCTCCACTCTCTCTACTTGCCACCCTCACCCATCTGCAGCCTTCACCGCCAACGATGGAACTTGATCTCAACGAGACACGCATACGCAAACACACACTTGGCAGCAGCAAGATGTCTCCGAACCTTCCTTCTGTACCACGACATCTGTCGTGCGCAGACATTCACAGAGCAGGTcgttcgctggacctccccttacggggtctcatccg gtGCGTGTTCGTTCATTCATCGTCAAGGATGGCTCGTACTAAGCAGACGGCCCGAAAATCTACCGGTGGTAAGGCACCGCGCAAGCAGCTCGCCACCAAGGCGGCTCGCAAGAGCGCTCCTGCCACGGGAGGTGTGAAGAAACCTCATCGTTACAGACCCGGTACGGTCGCCCTTCGTGAGATCCGTCGTTACCAGAAGAGCACTGAGCTTCTGATCCGCAAACTGCCATTCCAGCGTCTCGTTCGTGAGATCGCTCAAGACTTCAAGACCGATCTCCGTTTCCAGAGTTCCGCCGTAATGGCCCTGCAGGAAGCAAGCGAAGCTTATCTCGTCGGTCTCTTCGAAGACACGAACCTGTGCGCTATCCAC AAAATGACCGGTCGCGGTAAAGGTGGAAAGGGTCTGGGGAAAGGAGGCGCGAAGCGACACAGGAAAGTGCTCCGTGATAACATCCAAGGTATCACGAAACCGGCCATCCGTCGTCTCGCACGCAGAGGCGGTGTGAAACGTATATCCGGTCTGATATACGAAGAGACTCGCGGTGTCCTCAAAGTGTTCCTCGAGAACGTAATCCGCGACGCCGTCACCTACACCGAGCACGCGAAGAGGAAGACCGTCACCGCCATGGACGTAGTGTACGCCCTGAAACGTCAGGGACGTACTCTGTACGGTTTCGGcggttaa
- the LOC135194286 gene encoding uncharacterized protein LOC135194286, translating into MAAEGMGPGTVALREIRRYQKSTELLIRKLPFQRLVREIAQDFKTDLRFQSSAVMALQEASEAYLVGLFEDTNLCAIHAKRVTIMPKDIQLARRIRGERA; encoded by the exons ATGGCGGCCGAGGGGATGGG ACCCGGTACGGTCGCCCTTCGTGAGATCCGTCGTTACCAGAAGAGCACTGAGCTTCTGATCCGCAAACTGCCATTCCAGCGTCTCGTTCGTGAGATCGCTCAAGACTTCAAGACCGATCTCCGTTTCCAGAGTTCCGCCGTAATGGCCCTGCAGGAAGCAAGCGAAGCTTATCTCGTCGGTCTCTTCGAAGACACGAACCTGTGCGCTATCCACGCTAAGCGTGTGACGATCATGCCTAAGGATATTCAATTGGCGCGCAGGATCCGAGGAGAACGTGCCTAA